A window from Thermodesulfobacteriota bacterium encodes these proteins:
- a CDS encoding ABC transporter ATP-binding protein, translating to MSEAILNITNLVKDYKTGFTGKKTRVLKNVSFDVSKGEVFGFVGPNGAGKTTTFKSILGFVTPTEGKIELLGKEHSNSDAKSRIGYLPENPYFYDYLTGEELLYYMGELHGLRRKHLHEKIDELLGKVRMDHARKVQMRKYSKGMMQRIGIAQALINDPEFLILDEPMSGLDPIGRREIKDLILEEKRKGKTILLSSHMLSDVEALCDRVGIIMEGVVIKIGKIGELLKEIHTNYEMHLEGAGDEIKQCVKDLSVEMEHRAGYIVLKFDEDIKRRVLEAVTRTSAEIVSIHPLRKSLEGLFVEEAKKGSPQKEK from the coding sequence GAAGACGCGCGTCCTCAAGAACGTATCCTTCGACGTCTCCAAGGGCGAGGTGTTCGGCTTCGTCGGGCCTAACGGCGCCGGAAAGACGACGACATTCAAATCGATCCTGGGATTCGTCACTCCTACCGAAGGAAAGATAGAGCTGCTCGGCAAAGAGCATTCTAACTCCGACGCAAAAAGCAGGATAGGCTATCTGCCCGAGAACCCTTATTTCTACGATTACCTCACGGGAGAAGAGCTCCTTTATTACATGGGCGAGCTCCACGGACTCAGACGGAAACACCTCCACGAAAAAATAGACGAGCTGCTCGGGAAAGTCAGGATGGATCATGCAAGAAAAGTACAGATGAGGAAATATTCGAAGGGCATGATGCAGCGAATCGGCATCGCCCAAGCGCTCATTAACGACCCGGAGTTCCTGATACTCGACGAGCCGATGAGCGGGCTCGACCCTATAGGACGGAGGGAAATAAAAGACCTGATACTCGAAGAGAAAAGAAAGGGAAAGACAATTCTCCTCAGCTCGCATATGCTCTCGGACGTGGAAGCGCTCTGCGACAGGGTGGGGATAATCATGGAGGGTGTGGTGATAAAGATCGGAAAGATAGGGGAGCTGCTTAAAGAGATACACACTAACTACGAAATGCACCTCGAAGGAGCGGGCGACGAAATCAAGCAATGCGTAAAAGACCTGAGTGTCGAGATGGAGCATAGAGCAGGATACATAGTGCTGAAATTCGACGAAGACATAAAACGGAGGGTCCTCGAAGCCGTCACGCGCACGTCTGCGGAGATAGTGTCCATACACCCGCTGAGGAAGTCCCTCGAAGGGCTTTTCGTGGAGGAAGCCAAAAAAGGGAGCCCGCAAAAGGAAAAGTAA